The stretch of DNA TAGATATAGAGAGAGGCGTTATCAAAGATGCGCTTGATCTCTACGACAAATTTGACGATCCAAAAAATCCCGTTCCTGTAGTAAAGGTAAAAGAGAATCTCTATATCAGCGAGCTCTACCATGGACCGACCCGCGCATTTAAAGATATGGCGCTTCAGCCATTTGGTATAGTTCTCTCATCAATCGCTCAAAAAAGAGGCGAGAACTATCTTATTCTCGCAGCTACAAGCGGTGATACAGGTCCTGCTGCACTAGAGACTTTTAAAAATAGAGCAAATGTTCAAGTGGCATGTCTCTACCCTGAGGGTGGAACAAGTGACGTTCAGAGACTTCAGATGGTGACTGAAGATGCAAAAAACTTAAAGGTAATAGGTATTAACGGTGTTTTTGATGATGCACAAAATGCGCTCAAAAGACTGCTTGCTTCAGTAGAGTTCAAAAAGGCGCTAAAAGAGAAAAACATACTTCTCTCTGCCGCTAACTCGGTAAATTTCGGGCGTATTATTTTTCAGATCATCTATCATATTCACAGCTATTTAGAGCTTGTTCGTCAAAGTGCTATAACTATGGGAGAGAAAGTTTACCTAAACGTTCCAAGCGGAAATTTTGGAAATGCTCTGGGCGCGTACTATGCGTGGAAGATGGGACTGCCTGTAGAGAAGATCATTATCTCCTCAAACGAGAACAATGTTTTGACAAAGCTTATAAAAACAGGAAAGTATGATCTAAGAGACTCTCATGTAGTAAATACTACATCTCCTGCTATGGATATACTAAAGTCATCTAATGTTGAGAGAATTTTGTATGATATGTTCGGATACAAAAGAACAAAAGAGTTGATGCAGAGCCTTGAAGAGAGTAGCTTTTACGAGTTGACGTCTGAGGAGCTTGCATATCTTCAAAAGAGTTTCGATGCGGATTTCTGCAACGGGGATGAAGGTAAAAAGTATATCAAAGAGACCTTCTACAAAAACTCTTACCTGATGGACCCGCATACCGCGACTTGTATGAAATCTTACGAGACATGCTCAAGAGATGGCATAAAAACGATAGCGTACTCAACGGCTGAGTGGACAAAATTCTCTCCTGTCATCGCAAATGCTCTTACTGGAGAGATAGACGGCGAAGACCTCAAAGCTCTTGTCTCCATATCTAAAGAGGCAAACCTGAAAATACCGGATATGATAAAAGAGCTCTTTACAAAAGAGATTGTTCAAAACACGGTCATAGAAAAAGAGGATATAGAAAAAGAGATATTAAAGTTTCTCTAAAGAACCATCCTCATAAATCTGCATCTTTTAGATTGGTGCAGGTTTAAAATTTCAATCTGATTATTTAGCAAAATAAAATAACTACAAAATTGATACCACTTATCATTAAGCTTCAATCATCTACAATACGCACAGATTTTAAAAAGGATTTTTTATGAAAAAATTAGTTGTATTGTTACTCTTTTCTATGGGTGCATTTGCCATAGAGCCTGTTGTAAACGCCGAGTGGTTGAATAAAAATTTGACAGATAAAAATTTGAGAGTTGTTCATGTCTCAGAGCCTGACGATTATCTGCTTGAGCATATTCCTAGCGCACAAAATAGTTCAATAGGAAAGTGGAGAGAGTCAAAAGAGAGTTATCTGCTTGTACGATCAAGTCAAGAGATTCAAGATGAGATACAGAGACTTGGAATTGATGAGAAGAGCAGAGTAGTGCTTTATGCTAATATATCTTCACCGATGGATCTATTAAAGAGCACATATATCTACTGGGCACTTAATTATCACGGCATAAAAGATGTAGCTATCTTAAACGGCGGGATGAACAGCTGGATGGAGAGCGGTTATGAACTAAGCGATAAGGTTGCGGGTGTCAAAAAGTCAGACTACAAAGTAAA from Sulfurimonas crateris encodes:
- the thrC gene encoding threonine synthase, with translation MNFIQTRGCDENSPKSVTFSEAILSPIASFGGLYVPEELPELGESFLTKHLSSSYKELAFDMLEHFDIDIERGVIKDALDLYDKFDDPKNPVPVVKVKENLYISELYHGPTRAFKDMALQPFGIVLSSIAQKRGENYLILAATSGDTGPAALETFKNRANVQVACLYPEGGTSDVQRLQMVTEDAKNLKVIGINGVFDDAQNALKRLLASVEFKKALKEKNILLSAANSVNFGRIIFQIIYHIHSYLELVRQSAITMGEKVYLNVPSGNFGNALGAYYAWKMGLPVEKIIISSNENNVLTKLIKTGKYDLRDSHVVNTTSPAMDILKSSNVERILYDMFGYKRTKELMQSLEESSFYELTSEELAYLQKSFDADFCNGDEGKKYIKETFYKNSYLMDPHTATCMKSYETCSRDGIKTIAYSTAEWTKFSPVIANALTGEIDGEDLKALVSISKEANLKIPDMIKELFTKEIVQNTVIEKEDIEKEILKFL
- a CDS encoding sulfurtransferase, producing the protein MKKLVVLLLFSMGAFAIEPVVNAEWLNKNLTDKNLRVVHVSEPDDYLLEHIPSAQNSSIGKWRESKESYLLVRSSQEIQDEIQRLGIDEKSRVVLYANISSPMDLLKSTYIYWALNYHGIKDVAILNGGMNSWMESGYELSDKVAGVKKSDYKVKIDSKLVADKAYVMQNLNKLPMIDARPADKYLGITPTDTVERDGHISGAMSYSWNYSIDNSYMLKDIKKLEALFRDGYKLDKESEVLVYCTGGLETSFNYFVLSGVLGYKHVRLYDASMKEWGNYGDTPMTKYRYEMFKR